GGCCGGACGGCCTGGTGAAGCACTTTTTCTTTCCGGGCTTTACGCCAGCCACGGGCGGCCTGCTGCGCGAACCGGCGCTGGCCGCGGAGCGCGAGGCGCTGCAGGGCTCGGCGGACTTGCAAGACGCTTTTCTGCGCTCGGCCGGCGTGCCGGACGATGCCCTGGCGCTACGGCGCATGGGCGCGCGTACCGTGTCCCTGTTTTGCTACCCGTCCGCCCCGGTGGCCGAACTGGCGCAGGCCCTGACCGCTGATGCCCGCCCCACCCTGCTGCTGGTGCCGCAGGGCGTGGCGCCCGGGCTGGAAACGGCCTGCCAAGCGGCCGGCGCGCCGCGAGTCGTCCGGCTGCCCTTTCTTGCCCAGCCCGATTACGACCGCCTGCTGTGGTGCGCGGACCTGAATTTCGTGCGCGGTGAAGACTCCTTCGTGCGCGCCGCCTGGGCCGCCCGCCCGCTGGTCTGGCAGATCTATCCGCAAGACGAAAACATCCATCTTGAAAAGCTGGAGGCCTGGCTGGCGCGCTATCCGGCCCCGGAAACGGCTCACGCCCTGATTCGCGCGTGGAATGAGTCCGAGCCAGGCCGCACCACGCCGGCCGTGGCCGCTGCGCTGGCGCCCGACGCCTGGCTGGCGTGGTCCCACGCAGCCCGCGACTGGAACGCCAGCCAGTCCGCCCTGCCCGGTTTGGCCGAAAATCTGGCGGCGTTTTGCGCAGAGTTGGCCAAGAAACGTTAGAATAGAGAGTTTTCTGAGTTGCCCTGAATCTGTCGGGCCTCAACTATGACGCCTCCCGGGGTGTGCAAAGCCAGACGCGGCTTATGCAAGCACGGCGAGTGCACCCATCACCCCCGGAGTTTTATCGATGAAAACCGCTCAGGAATTGCGAGTCGGCAACGTGGTCATGGTCGGCAAGGATCCCCTCGTGGTCCAGAAGGCCGAATACAACAAGTCGGGCCGTAACGCCGCCGTCGTCAAGCTGAAGTTCAAGAACCTCTTGACCGCCTCGGCCAGCGAATCGGTCTACAAGGCCGACGAAAAGTTCGAAGTCGTTCAACTGGATCGCAAGGAATGCACGTATTCCTACTTC
The DNA window shown above is from Achromobacter spanius and carries:
- the earP gene encoding elongation factor P maturation arginine rhamnosyltransferase EarP — encoded protein: MQADIFCRVVDNYGDIGVCWRLARQLARDFHWDVRLWVDDLASFAHIQPGIATGTARQQLAGVDVVHWSDAPDATLQARDVVIEAFACDPPEAFVASMRRSHPVWINLEYLSAEAWVESCHGLPSQRPDGLVKHFFFPGFTPATGGLLREPALAAEREALQGSADLQDAFLRSAGVPDDALALRRMGARTVSLFCYPSAPVAELAQALTADARPTLLLVPQGVAPGLETACQAAGAPRVVRLPFLAQPDYDRLLWCADLNFVRGEDSFVRAAWAARPLVWQIYPQDENIHLEKLEAWLARYPAPETAHALIRAWNESEPGRTTPAVAAALAPDAWLAWSHAARDWNASQSALPGLAENLAAFCAELAKKR